DNA from Delphinus delphis chromosome 8, mDelDel1.2, whole genome shotgun sequence:
CACACCTGTAGCCAACAAGGTCGGGCTTATCACTTGCTGCAGCAAAGACTTCCCATCAGGGGATTCCCTGGGGTGTCTCCAAAGGGAGGAGTTAAGGAAGGGGTGCTTATAGGGTTGTGGGGCTGGAGTGAGTCAAAGGATGGTCTCTGGCAGAGATTGGTCAGGATTTGCAAAGCAGGAAGTTGCTGGAAGAGTCAGAGATCTTATGTTGAGAACACAGGAGCCCTCGTGGAGAATTACTATTAAATCAGTTTGCCTGTGGTTTTCTCTTGGAACATGTGGGTCTAAATACATGGGTGTTTTCAAGTGTGAGCTTAGTCTGAGATGGACATCACGGCTTGGTCAGGCACTGTTAACTGTTTTGTAAATCAGGTATGTTTTGCAAATTGTGTTCCCAGTTTCAATTCTCAGTCCTACCCCTATCTCACACTCTCCAACAACCTGGCTGCCAGCAGGATCATTTTCTTCTCATCACTCCACGGGGAGAGTCTGGACCCCAGCCCCCATTCCTGCCTCTGCTGCCAGCTCTGGGCAGCAGGGGGCAGCAGGGCAGCATCCATGAACCCAGGACCCACAGTAGGCTAAGCACAGCCCGTCAAGGGAGCTGAGCCAGCACTCAGATTGAAGGGATATGTCTGAAGCTCTGAACTGCcccttttgatttcctttgttcCCAGGAATTCTGGGGACAGGGGACAAAAgggtgagggaaatgggaagtaaggagggagggaaactgaaggaaagggaggaagaatggcgagggagagaaggaaagggggtCTACAGAGCTGGCAGCTggatcccctccccactccaatcTCTTCCTGTCATCCCCAACCCTGTCTACTTCTATCTCCTGGTTTTAGTCTGACTCCATGGCAGCCCCTCCtggtccctctctttctcccacagTCTAGGCACCCACCTGTGGCCCTTCTGTCTCCAGGTATCTATGTGGTACCTGCCGGGACAGCCCCTACCCCTCAGACTTCTCCCTCACACACAGATGTGACCACTGTGTGTGACATAAACAcagacataaacacacacacacacacacactaccacaGGCTGGGTGACGACTTTTAAtttcctcccccacattttgCAATTGCTTTGGTCACAAAGGCTGGTCTGACAGTTTAATCCCACAGTGAGGTAGGACTTTTCATGTGGCTGCTGATTTGGAATTTGGCTCCAGGCCATAAatctgaggacacagaggggtAAAATACCCACCTACTAAAGTAACCTGAAAACAATTGGGGTTAGATACCTTCTCTGAGTTTATTAGCCTAGCTCTCTACCACCCTTCActctttttaaacaattattatttatttaggtgcaccaggtcttagttgtggcaggtgggctccttagttgcagctcactgtctccttagttgtggcaggtgggctccttaagttgaggcatgcatgtgggatctagttccctgaccagggatcgaacctgggccccctgcattgggagcacagagtcttatccactgtgccaccagggaagtcccccacccaTCACTCTTGACTCTACAAGCAGAACACCTGACATCTCTGCAGCTGTGAGTTCACAACCTagcgggaggggggagggggccggACAAGGGCTTTCCCACTCCCAAGCCAGGTGAGGGAAGCTCTAGGAAAATCACTCAGGGAGGAAAGATGGGTCACACTCAAATCGGTGACTTTGGGATTGTTTAATGAAGAGACTTTTACAAAAGTGTGGTCTGGTGTTTGGGGGATTCCATGCAGAGGGGCACTGATGTCAGGTTGTCAGGATCAGAGAAGCAAGGACAGCAAGAGGGGGCTGTGGCAGTTCTGGGGATGATCCACTGGTCCCTTTCCTCCTCACCTTGCCCCACATCCAGAGGAGAGGGGCACGCAAAGGAGAGGGAGCAGGGTCCTCCCAgcacaggggaagaggaggagggagcagtAAATTAAGTAGGCGATTGGAATTTTAAACTGGACTGAACTTCAGTTGTTATCCAAAAGTGACTCAAAGTTGTGGAGTTTACCAAATATGCAGTTGTGGATGGAAAAGGGACATTAGACGTCATCAAGCAGAGAGAGTcgatgggagaaaaataaaacagttgcaCATTTGTGCCTCACTGCATGCTCACCGTTCAGTAAACTGGAAAAGGAGGTACTAtcagttccattttacagatgaagaaactgagtttgcAATCACAGGGCTAGTGGTGGCTAAACTGGGCCAGAACCCTGATCTTCCTGCCTCAGCTTCCCTGTGTCCCCAGACCTCCTCCTTTCCCTGAAGCTGCTACTTGGTAACTCTGAGTTCAGCACACACTAAAGTCACAGTTGGTACAAACAGGACTGAATCGGGAGCTCCAAGGTCAGAACCCAAGGTACACCCCCTCTCACCCACATCACTCAGGCTTCTCCCCAGGATGTCCACCCCAGGCCTTCCAAGATGAGCTGTCACTCCCAGGAGGTACAGACCAATGCTGATGGAGGAAACGGAAGAAGCCAGAGAGCCCTGGCCTCACATTTCGTCTCTATGCTGACCGCTGCATGACCCTGGGTGAGGCACAGGCCTCTCTGGTCTCCCGTCtctcaatgcagccaaataatcCCTGGGGTCCCTGCCAAGAGGGAAAACTGATTCCAGTTGGTCAGGTCTCCCAAGGGGCTCACATGCTGTTTCACAGTGGCTTTTAGGAGTAACAGGCCCAGGAAGTGATGTCAAGTTTGGGAAGTGAGGAGTAGGGCAGGGAGGCCCAGAGGGTAGAAGCAGGGGCGATACTTTGGGGCAGGCGGATGCCTGCTGGACAATGGTGCAGGGCAGCCATTGTGCTGGGAGTGGAAAATCCTTTTCTGACTTCATCTCCAAGGGCTGAAAATAGTCTCAGGTGAGCCCCTGGGGGCTGGCTCGGTCTGGTCCATTGTTCCTAGCTGGGACAGGGCTGAGACTGGACACCTGGCTGAGCTGGAGCCAAGAGAGAGGCGAGCCCTACTGAAGAGGCTGGAGTGGCCGGGCAGAGCCAGGGCCCGCTGCATATGGGGAaattggaaactgaggcccagaaagaaaaaattcaccaTGTCACATGGTGCATCAGGACAGAGGAGGATGAGCTCATTTCCCTCACCCTTCACCCCACACCTCAAGCACATACCGCTGGGGAAGGTAAATGCATCCTTCATCCTGCAGCCCAGTGACTCCTGGCCAAGTTCCAGCCTCCACCCCACAGGAGGCAGAAGCATCAGACATTCAACTGGCTCCACTCCAAGGCAATGTGTGGTGCCAGTGGAGTCACTTCACCTTTCTGGTCACTTGATACTAGGGGAGACCCACTGCCCCACTCTAGTCCTCAGAACTGAGGGCTCATGGGGTCTTGGGAGTGCCTGGGGGAGTAGCTGTTAGTTGTGTCTTTGATGAAAAATCTGGGTGGCTGCTGCCCTAAGGTAGGGAGAACTGGAATGTGGGAAGCAAGGTCTTCAGGTTCTATAGAGTGACACAGAGAGGGCAAGCAGTTGgcctcaggtcacacagcaaaaACTGCCCATCCATTGCCTGCTCTGGCCCAGCTCCAGGCCAGTCCTCCAGCCCTGGGTCTCTGACTCTTGGATAAACCAAGGAGAGGCTGCAGCACCCTGTGGTGGGCACCACCAGTCTGGGAGAAATGGTTAAGCCTGCTACCATGGGTGGGTGGGAGCCCTCAAGCCCATAGGGGAGGACTCTGGAAGATCAGAGGCATCCTCGTCTTCCTCCTCCTGCCATCACTTCTCCTTACTGCCCTTCCACAGCCCATCGCCTGGACAAGGTTCTGTAAACACACACAAGCTCATGAGCCTGAGAGCCACCCAGTGCCAAGCAGGGCAGAGGGTGGTCCCACACCTCACCCCAGGATGGACCTGCTCTTTCCCGCCACACCCTGAGGAAGCCTCACCCACAGGGGACACTCTCTTGCTCACTGGCCGGACACACTGTCCTTTCCTTCAACTCACTTATCCCAATGTGGTTACTTATTAAGTTATGtcaactccctgagggcagggtccAGCTGGCTCGCCTCTGTATCcccttggcacagtgcctggtgtgtAAACGCTTATCATGTGCCAGGTcctgttctaagtgcttcatGTGTATTCATTCAGGTAAGCCTCCCAATGCCCTACGTGGGAGGTAGCATCTCCttctagaaatgagaaaatggaggtgCTGCAAGATTGATTTGCCCAAGGTGCCACAGCTGGAAGAAGTGGAGACAACCCTCAAACGCAGGTGGTCTGGGCAGAGAACGGGTGCTCTTAACTCCATCCTCACTAGACTGCCTCTCTCATCTTGAATCACACAAAGGGTCGCTTACAAACTCTCCTGCCCCGCAGGGGTTGCAAGTGGCATGCGATACTGGAAAGGGAACTAATCTGGGCATCAGATGGACCTGAACTCAATCTTGACTCACCCGTTCACTGCCTGTATAACCTGGAGCAAGTCCTCACCTCTCAGAGCCTGTCCTCTCATCTGctaaatgggggtaataatgtCTATTTTACACGGTGGtggtaaagaataaataataatggaTGTGACAGGGCGCTGCCTGGTGCCTGGGACATGGGTTAGTACCTTAGCTCCCTTCCTCAGGGGCCTGGCTCTAAACAGATCAGCCCAAATCTGCCTTGACAAGGGTGGTGGCAGAGGGGTAGCTTTGGTGGCCTGACTTGGACCAAGATAGGAGTAACTGTGTCTGGAGGGCATGTTGGCCAGGGCCTTTCCTAGCCTTTGGAGGGTAAGAGTGTCCTTCCTGGGACAAATGCCACCCGGGGCAGAGACCCCTATGTGCCAGGGCCCCTGCCCCCGTTGCACGGAGCTCACTGAGAAGAGCTGCTGTAGGCCAGTCAGCAGGCATTTACTCCTCCCAgctgctctccctgcccccctccgCCCCAGGTCCCTGGCCTCAGCTCCCCAGCTCCATCAGAGGTGGGAAGAgctggggtggtgggggtgaTGGCAGGATTCCCACAAAGGCACTGACCTGCACTAAATGGAGCAGAGCTGCAGGGGCAGCCCGAGCCCCTGGCGCACGACCAGGCACCACGCCGAcctgctgagtgaccttggacaaggccctgcccctctctggcCTTGAGTCTGCAGCTGGGCTGGATAATCCCTGGGGTCCCTGGCAGGGGCTGTGACCTTTCACAGCGTCCTTCAGGAGTCAACAGCCCCAGGAAGTGATGTCAGGGCGACGAGGTGGAGAAAGGGCAGCAAGGCCCAGAGAGTAAGAGGAGATATTTTGAGAGCAGGCAGGTCCCTCCACGTCACTGCTGGACAATGgtctggggctgggagtggaaaATCCTGTTCTTACTTGGGTTGAAAATAGTATACGGCAACAGAGTAAAGAACCTCACCCaccaggcagggggcctgggcacTGAGAACAAGGCCAGATGTCCACACCGTAGAGCCAGACGGTTTGACTAGGGTCCGCAGGAGGGGCCCTGGGCCTGTCCCTGGTTCCCTTAGGGTcttcattccccacccccaccagtgcCTGCCACAGGATTAGATGGTGAGTCAGGCCCTCCTGTCCCCTAGCTCCTGTGTCCTTAGAAATCTGTAGGCAGTTGCTTTAAGGAAGGCATCCTGGCACTAGGCCATAGTGTGGTCTCTATGTGCTGTGGGGCTCTCAGTTCTTGGGGTCTCCAGGACAGCTGCTGGAGGGGTAACTGGGCAGGACATGAAAGGAATGGGGACTATAGGGGAACTTGGGCCTGTGGTGGACACAGCCCCATCCCCAACCACAGACAGACACTAGAGAACCCCCAAAGTCACAATGTATAACTCCCTGCCTCTGAGTCTGAGCAGGGCTGAGGGGGTCAGAGCTCAGCATTAACACTCCTGGCCAGTAGAGTATCTCACCTGGGTAGAGGCACCTTATAAACTGGGATTGGGTTCAGCCTGAGCAGCAGCTGGTAAGAAAGAGATAGGCTCAGGCCTGCAAGAAATGTTCAAGGACAGACTGTAAGACATCATCACAAAAATGCTCATAAGGACACGGGCTACATTAACAGGAGTATAGAACCTAGAATGTGGGAGGTGAGCATTTCACACtactttgggcaagtcacccaCATTGCACAGTGCAGAGGAATCATTTGGGTCATGGCTTACGACAGGTCCCTGTCCATGGGGGAGCCCATGTGAGCAACCTCTGGGGGGTGCCGTTTTGAAGAGGCAGAGTGGGAAGGGTGGAGAAGTCATAGGAGGTAGGtgtaggtggggtggggagagaaggaccTTCTCTCAGGCAGAGTGGGCCCATCGGGCAAGGGCTCTCccacagggagagggagagagagagagagagagagagagagagtccttATCCTTGAGGTTCAAAGTGAGGTCTGTCAGTTTTGCCCTATTCCTGCCCAAAGGCTAGGGCTGGGCCCTGTCCAGATGAACTCCACACATCTCCAGAGTGGTCCTGGCTAGACCCAGAACCTGTCCCAGGTGACACTTATCTCCCCCACACTAAGCTCTGACCCAGCCTGAGCACCAGACATTATGCCAGGTAGCTGGATTTTCCCAAGAGGCAAAGGACTGGACAGGAAGAGTGAATCTCTCCCACGCTTATCCCCAGTGCAAAAGAAACCTCATGGTCAGGGCAAGGAGGGAGCCCTGACTTGGCCTCCTTGTGACCCGCCCACCCTCCCCATTCCTGCCTTGAACCTGGGTACCAACTGCCCAGCCAGCTTCCAGTTCCTGCAGGCCCTGCTCTCCTGCCCCCATGTCTTTGCCTAGAACGCACCTGCACCTGGATGTTCTTCTCTGATGAAGTGCTTTTCTCAGAAGTCCACccactccaggaagccttccctgatgcccTGGTCCACTGCCTCAACCACTCAGCATTATCCAGTGGTGTGCTAGAGAAACTTGTACCTGCTCTCAAGAGCCCTCTGTtaatttttcaggaattttgcaaggAGGCTGGTATCACATTGGTAGTCTGAAACTGGCTGTGGCAGGAGTATTTGTACCACAGAAACTGGCAACGCTGCAAATAATGGGTTCCCCTCACCCCCGCACCCCCCGCCGAGAGTCAGCTAAATGGTTGAACTTTTACCAGTGCATGACTGGTCATCGCCATTAAATCCTAAACTGGGGGATCCTGAGGACTGGGACCCCACCTGACTCCCCTCTGTACCCAGCAAAACCAGGCATAAAAGCCAGTTAACTTTAAAGTGGAGGATGACCTGGGGTCTGGAGAGTACATTTATATTCCTCGTATGAGGCCACCACTGAGGCAGCGACTGGGGAGGCGGAAGAGAACAGGTTGGAGAAAGGACCCTGGTGTGGATGGTGAGAGCTCCCCAGGCTGTATCCCCAACCTCCAACTACACAGCGGGGTCCGGCTCAGCAGGTAACAACACCTTTAGTACAAGTCCCAGCCTCCAGCTGGCTCCCAGCCTCCAGATGGGTTCATGACATCAGTTCCCAGACGTTCATCCCTTGGGCTGGGCGTCCCCCTCAGAGCTGAGCCCACAGTGGCACTCAGACCACTCCGACTCATCGTGGGAACCTCTGGCTCGGCCCTGACTCCTTACCAACGTCCTCTGGTCAACCTGCGACCCTGTCCCTCCCAGGCAGCTCAGGCACAggcttggctgtgtgaccttggttaagtcactttcctctctgggcctgtttctccACTTGACTTGATTAGTCTGGAGCCCAGCCTAGGTACCTTGGCAGGCACAGCCAGGTATTTATGTGGGATTCAGGCCAGGGGCAGTGCTGGCCCCAAACACTTGCCTTTCTTAAAACCTTACTCCCCACATCTCACCTACAAATGGTGACTCAGGATGTGGGGACTGCTGAGCTCTCTGGACCACAGAGAACAAACTGCGCCCCTGTCAAATGACAGAGCACTGGGGTCACGGCCCCCTTGACCATCCGGCCTGATTCACTGATGGCCCATATCTGGGGAGACTGTCCCATTTGGACAAGTCTACAGTCCCACCCGACACAAACTGGCACAGGCCCAAGGGGTTCCGGTCCTACAGCCGGATGTCCTTAGTGTTTTCACTACCAGGCGGTGTGGACTCTATCTGTCTAGAGTCCTCACTGCTGGCCGAGTCTTCTGTCCTCTTAGTGTCAGTTCTGTTGAACCTATGCAGGCCCAGCCTGCGGCGAAGCTGGGTGGTAGGGGTGGGGTCTGTGGGTGGCTTGGCGTCCCGAGCAAAGCGCACGAGCCTCTGCCCAGCCAGGAAGTAGAGCACGGGGTCAAGGCAACTGTTGGCGCTGGCCAGCGGCCGGGTGATCTTGTAAGCCATGTTGATGGCGTTGAGGGTGTGGCAGCTGAGGTCCAGCGAGCGGAAGGAGTAGTAGAGGGTGCGGGTGACGTGGAAAGGCAGGAAGCAGAGGGCGAAGACAGCTAGCACCACGGCAATGGTGCGCACCGACTTGCGCTTGGCCCGCGGCAGGCCTCCCGAGGTCCCGTGGGTCGGCTTTAGCAGCCGCCGAGCCATAAGCACGTAACAGACCAGGATGATGGCGAAGGGCACCGCGAAGAGCAGGCTCAGCATGACGGAGCTGTAGGCCACGAAGTGGCTGAAGAGCTCGGGTGCCGAGGTGTCGTGGCAGGTAATGCGGCCACCACGTGCACTGGTGGTGACGAAGTAAAGCACGGGTGCCTGGCAGGCCAGCACCAGCACCCACACGGCGACGGCCACCCTGCGGGCGTAGCGGGCCCGGCCCCAGCGCAGCGAGCGCAGTGGACGCAGGACACCCAGGCATCGGTGCACGCTGATGCACGTGAGGAAGAGGATGCTGCAGTAAAGGTTGGTGTAGAAGAGGAAGCGCACCAGCTTGCAGAGCACTGTGCTGAAGGGCCAGTGGTCACCGCGGGCGTAGTAATAGACcagcaggggcagggaggccGCGTACAGCGCGTCCGACATGGCCAAGTGGAACATGTATGTGGTGGAGGCGTTCCAGGTCTTGAGGCGGCACAGGAAGATGTAGAGAGCCACGGCGTTCAGACACAGCGCGAGCACGCACACCACGCCGTAGGACACAGGCAGTAGCACGTACTTGAAGTTCTCATTGAAGCGGCACTTGTAGCCCAGCTCATCCCCATCCCAGGTGCCATTGATGGTGCCATTCCAGAGGCCCGGGCCTGTGGCCATCGCCCTGAAGggaagggggtggtggggagaacgGCCATCAGGACCCAGCAGGGAAGCCTGACACCCCCACCTGACCAGGGCCATGAGGAACCCCAAGTGCCCACAGACTCCCTCGGTTAAGATCTGCCCAACTACGTTCGAGGCTTTTATTGCATCTGATCTGCCTCTCTCCCTGGACCCAGGGGGCCCAGAACCTTGGAACCCTGGAACCTTAAGGATGCATGAGATCCATGACTGTCAGGATCATATAATTCTAACACATTGGAACAGGGAGAGGCAAAATACCCCCtgagggccaaatccagcctaccagtctgtttttgtaaataaagctttattggaacacagccatgcccatctCTTTACatagagttgaatagttgtgacaaAGACCATATGTTCCTCAAAGCCCAAAATACTTACCagcttgccttaaaaaaaaaaatcagtgacccTGTTTGAGAACCTCAGGAACACAGAGTTCTAGATCTAGGATTCTGAGCTCTAGAACCTGAGGATCTGGTGGTCCCAAAGGGGTACCATCTGAGATTCACGGAAAGGGGCCTTTGAGGCTGACTGGGTCCACCTCACACCCAGTGCCCACTGCCTGTTTGTGGCCAGTGGGAAGCCCACACCTTCCTGGTGGCATCAGGAAGTTCTttcctttagctcagctttctTCTCTCTGAGGAGGCTCTGGCCCTGTGCCTGGTATTTTGGTATTTGAGGGAGTATTTCCAAGGGTCTCCctcttcagtcattcattcacctctcagcaaatatttttaggCACTCCTATTCTGGtactttctgcatctgtaaacAGAAGTCCTGCTCCCTGGCCTATGAGGCTACCAGATGGGGCTGTGACCCTCCTGAAGATTCCAGGGAAGTCTGGGGTGTAGGTGGTAGTGGGGGCATTGGGGGACTTCTGCTGGGGGGCAAATTCAGCTTCCTCCAGGCTTGCCCAGCTTCTCTTCACGCATCATCACTACCTTGACCTTCTCCTACCTTGTCCCCAGTGAGCATATaacacagccctgatgcctgacCGCCCAGACAGTGAGCACCTGGAGATCAGGATgccaccttcctcctctccccacccctccaacGTGACCAAGAGCTCTCTCAGACTATCCCAGTCTGGAAGGCAAAGGTGTGCCCAAAGGTCTCAGAAGGTAGGCTGGAAATCATAACGGGAGTGCCAGAGGGGCAGGTTTGGGACAAACACAAAGAATAACTTTCTAATAGTGTgaaggggcagggggagctgACATTATTCAAGCCCCACTACTACTATGTGTGCTTTATTCATGTGACTTCATTCTATCCTTACAACACGGTTCAGGGAGCCAAGTTATCATGCCCAGGTTTCCGATAAAGAGGCTGAGACACAGATCATTCAAGTAAGTTGGCCCAGGTCACAGGCTGAGGATAGGCTGCAGTTCCTATCTGGGTCCATCCCACAATGGAAGGGGCTGTAGGAGGAGGTAGTGAACTCTCTGCTTACGGGGGTGTGCAAGCATCTCTCTAGCAGAGTCTGCAGAAGGGCTTGTGCCCTATGTGTGGGTATGTCTGGGATGACAGAGAGGACAGATGTCATGTGTGTCCTCCCCACCCTGAGAATCTGGGGCTGTAAAACCCCTTTCATTTTGGAACCTGGGGTCCTGAGAGGCTGGGGCTTAGAGATTCTGCGGGGCCGGTGACCTCCGCTCCCTTAGACACCGAGCTTCTTGCCCAGCCTGGTCTCCCAGAAGCAGCCTGAGGCCCATGAAGTTAAGATTAAGGGGTGCTGAAGGACACACTGCTCCCTCAGCCTCCTTCTTTCCCCataaccctccccttcccccatcttccCTGCCTCCTATTGTCagcaaagatgctaccaggaggcagggagctTGCACTTGTGACCTCCCTCCCACGGACACAGGCTCCTCCCCAAGGAGCCGGGGCAGATCCAGGGTGAGGAGGTAAGtatggggttggggtggggggcgctGGCAGGGCCAAACTGCTGGGACCCCTCTGTCCTGGGGCCAGGACTCAGGACCCAGCATGAAAGCACTTCCTGTATCCCACTCCACTCCTTGCAGCCCAGTGTCACCTCCACCCTTGCTGCTGGAGCCACTGCATCGGCCTCCCTGTCTCCAGCCTCAGTCCCCCCAGTCCAGAGGGGTCTCTGGAAAAGACAAAGTCATTCTCCTGCTTGAAACCTCCTGTGGCTCCTGTCTGCTCTCAGGAGAAAACCCAGCTCTTCGGTCTGGTACCAGAGGTTTTCATAATCCAGCCTCTGTCACCAGCCGCACCCCCTGTGACCTGCAGTTTCCTGAATGCACCCAATGCTTTTTGCCTCCCGTTATGTTGCTCCTTCAATCTGGGATCCATTCACACCCGTCGCCTCCACCTGTTCAAATTACAGCTCTGTCCATCAGCGCAGCAAACTCCGGTGATTAAGAAGAACCCGGCCTCTGGACACAGACTGCCtttgttccctcatctgtaaaatgaggtggtTAACAGAACCTATatcacagggctgctgtgaggattaggtAATTCGTGTAACACGTTTGGagccatgcctggcacacagcaggtacaCTGTGTGTTACGAGCTTCGAGGCTCAGCTCACCTGCAGCTTTTTCCTGAAATCTTTGGGGAGCTCTCTCAGGCCAGGGGTGGAAGAGAGAGATAGAAGGTCCTGGAGGCTGTGAAGCAGGTGAGTGTGGTGGACCAGGGGAATGACTCCAAGGCCCAGGCTGGGGTCAGGCCTGGGGACCTCGTGAGGGAAGAGGTCTGAGAGCTGTTTGAGAGGGTGGCTGGAGAGACTGGCCCAGAGGGAGTTTGCATGGAGGAGGGGCCAGGATGCCTCAGGCTCAGGGGTCGGGAGGAGGGGGAACTCAGTGTCGGGCATGGTAAGTGTGAGATGCCACATCATGGACTGTGGGGAAGGGCGAAGGCTGGGACCAGCAGGTCTGGTGCACTGGGAGATGAGCAGGAGTTGCTGGCTCACAGGAGCTGTAGGAGGAGCCTGGAAGCCCGGGTGTGAGACTAAGAATCTGTGGAGGAGCCATTCTCCCTGGGGACACCGGCTTGGGGTGTGCAGCTCTGCCACAGAGCCCCAGAGGACATCAGGTATTTCCTGCCCTCCTGAGGTTCAGACCTCTCATGGGCTGAATCCCCTGGCCTGGTAGaactgtggttctcaaacttcccCCATGAGGTGCTCTGCCCCACTGGAGACAGGGAGGGTGGCCCCTCTGTACTCCCTGCTCAGGGAGCATCCCCCCAGCTCCACCTCCCCACTGCTGCTCTGCTCCTGCCCAGGTGCTGAGGCCTGCTGGGTCTCTCCTCAGAGTCGGGGTCAGGGCCCTCATCCTCCCTTCATGGTCAACATCTCATTGCTCTACACAGTTTCTTGCTAATTACTCATGATGGAATCTCTGACACTGATGAGAGGGGCAGAAACTTCCCTAAGTCTCTCATGAACCAAGGGAGCTGCCCTTTCCACCTATTTTAAGACATCCTGACCTCCACCCTCACAGGCCAGCTGGGGACTCTATCATTGTGGCCCCTGTCCAGACTGACCCTGCCTGTCCTACCCCTCCACAGGCTGGCCCACCAACCTGTGAGAACATCTTTCCTGCTCCACCCGCTCTGACCAGCCCCTGCTTATGGAGAC
Protein-coding regions in this window:
- the P2RY2 gene encoding P2Y purinoceptor 2, whose product is MATGPGLWNGTINGTWDGDELGYKCRFNENFKYVLLPVSYGVVCVLALCLNAVALYIFLCRLKTWNASTTYMFHLAMSDALYAASLPLLVYYYARGDHWPFSTVLCKLVRFLFYTNLYCSILFLTCISVHRCLGVLRPLRSLRWGRARYARRVAVAVWVLVLACQAPVLYFVTTSARGGRITCHDTSAPELFSHFVAYSSVMLSLLFAVPFAIILVCYVLMARRLLKPTHGTSGGLPRAKRKSVRTIAVVLAVFALCFLPFHVTRTLYYSFRSLDLSCHTLNAINMAYKITRPLASANSCLDPVLYFLAGQRLVRFARDAKPPTDPTPTTQLRRRLGLHRFNRTDTKRTEDSASSEDSRQIESTPPGSENTKDIRL